A single window of Nocardia higoensis DNA harbors:
- a CDS encoding WhiB family transcriptional regulator: protein MSVRTLPTAAQRVLADLLPLSDARDWHRAACRGDPNHDAWFPFPSEDFDYARAICASCPIRTACGEFAAETGQSGVWGGSEFDRGHLVRD from the coding sequence ATGTCTGTCCGAACCCTGCCCACCGCGGCCCAGCGGGTCCTCGCCGACCTGCTGCCGTTGTCCGACGCGCGGGACTGGCATCGCGCCGCCTGCCGCGGCGATCCCAACCACGATGCCTGGTTCCCGTTCCCGTCCGAGGACTTCGACTACGCCCGCGCCATCTGCGCGAGCTGCCCCATCCGGACCGCCTGCGGTGAGTTCGCCGCCGAGACCGGGCAGTCGGGGGTCTGGGGCGGTTCGGAGTTCGACCGGGGGCACCTGGTGCGCGACTGA
- a CDS encoding HNH endonuclease, with product MPFSSATTTVAITADNWIHSRVLLLNASYEALDEVTADRAVVLLISGAAESIAHREPYLPIRSQRLEIALPQTIRLLRYVFLEHAVTLRDDSRATLAGILRRDGNRCGYCADWARTVDHIRPRSRGGPNTWDNLVACCAPCNTRKADRTPEEAGMRLLWQPKAPDHLGKRQRQIWRQLPA from the coding sequence ATGCCGTTCAGCTCCGCCACCACCACGGTGGCCATCACCGCAGACAACTGGATACACAGCCGTGTGCTGCTGCTCAACGCCTCCTACGAGGCGCTGGACGAGGTCACCGCCGACCGGGCCGTCGTGCTGCTGATCAGCGGGGCGGCCGAGTCGATCGCCCACCGCGAGCCCTACCTCCCGATCCGGTCGCAGCGGCTCGAGATCGCGCTGCCGCAGACCATCCGTCTGCTGCGGTACGTCTTCCTCGAGCACGCGGTGACCCTGCGCGACGACAGCCGCGCCACCCTGGCCGGCATCCTGCGCCGCGACGGCAACCGGTGCGGCTACTGCGCGGACTGGGCGCGCACCGTCGACCACATCCGCCCACGCAGCCGGGGCGGTCCCAACACCTGGGACAACCTCGTCGCCTGCTGCGCGCCCTGCAACACCCGCAAGGCCGACCGCACGCCGGAGGAGGCCGGGATGCGGCTGCTGTGGCAGCCGAAGGCACCCGACCACCTGGGCAAGCGGCAACGTCAGATCTGGAGGCAATTGCCGGCGTAG
- a CDS encoding ABC-F family ATP-binding cassette domain-containing protein, whose amino-acid sequence MRLTTQLTLRNVGKSYGPRVVLDAVSLSIAPGERVGIVGENGSGKSTLLRIMAGIEAPDEGEVVCFASGGTGHLEQTLDAETVGDAVDVALADIRETALAMQRAAEAQDMEAYGELLTVFEARDGYQADLRVEQAMHGLGLGHLDRHRAVATLSGGERARLALACLLASSPEILLLDEPTNHLDDAALTWLEDRLRGHHGTVVVVSHDRVFLDRVATAVVLVEEGGLTRFGGGYSDLLAAEAAARHRWGQDYARWCAEIARLREFSRDTAHRVAVGRAQRDNNKMAYDRHAGRVQNSVSSRVRQAVEKVRRLEADPVPRPPEPLRFGGGFRAARPVRFELGVLTLGPRDRLLIHGPNGSGKSTLLDRMYATVSGRVGYLRQEESFDPRHSVVDAYGGSRSALLTTGLFRADALDQPVGALSEGQRRRLSLARLIAGEHDLLLLDEPTNHLSLRLVEELEQALADYRGALVVVTHDRGLRRRFRGTHKEVGEFA is encoded by the coding sequence ATTCGACTGACCACTCAACTGACCCTGCGCAATGTCGGGAAGTCCTACGGCCCGCGCGTCGTCCTCGACGCGGTATCGCTGTCGATCGCCCCCGGTGAGCGGGTGGGTATCGTCGGCGAGAACGGTTCGGGGAAGTCGACGCTGTTGCGCATCATGGCCGGGATCGAGGCGCCCGACGAAGGTGAGGTCGTCTGCTTCGCGTCCGGTGGCACGGGCCATCTCGAGCAGACTCTCGATGCCGAAACCGTCGGTGACGCGGTAGATGTCGCACTCGCGGATATTCGTGAGACGGCCCTGGCCATGCAGCGGGCCGCCGAGGCGCAGGACATGGAAGCCTATGGCGAACTGCTCACCGTGTTCGAAGCGCGCGACGGCTACCAGGCCGACCTGAGGGTCGAGCAGGCGATGCACGGCCTCGGTCTCGGGCACCTGGACCGGCATCGGGCCGTCGCTACCCTGTCCGGCGGCGAGCGCGCACGCCTGGCGCTGGCCTGCCTGCTGGCCTCCTCCCCGGAGATCCTGTTGCTCGACGAGCCGACCAACCATCTCGACGACGCCGCGCTGACCTGGCTGGAGGACCGGTTGCGTGGGCACCACGGCACGGTCGTCGTGGTATCGCACGACCGGGTCTTCCTGGACCGGGTGGCGACCGCGGTGGTGCTCGTCGAGGAGGGCGGCCTCACTCGTTTCGGTGGCGGCTATTCGGATCTGCTCGCAGCCGAGGCGGCCGCACGGCATCGGTGGGGGCAGGACTACGCGCGCTGGTGCGCGGAGATCGCCCGGCTGCGCGAGTTCTCCCGCGACACCGCGCACCGGGTCGCGGTGGGCCGGGCGCAGCGCGACAACAACAAGATGGCCTACGACCGGCATGCGGGCCGGGTGCAGAATTCGGTGTCCTCGCGCGTGCGCCAGGCGGTCGAGAAAGTACGCAGGCTGGAGGCCGATCCGGTGCCGCGGCCGCCGGAACCGTTGCGGTTCGGCGGGGGATTTCGCGCCGCGCGCCCGGTCCGTTTCGAGCTGGGTGTGCTGACACTGGGCCCGCGGGACCGCCTGCTGATCCACGGGCCCAACGGGTCCGGCAAGTCGACGCTGCTCGACCGGATGTACGCGACGGTGTCCGGGCGGGTCGGCTATCTCCGGCAGGAAGAGAGCTTCGATCCGCGGCACAGTGTGGTCGACGCCTACGGCGGTTCCCGTTCGGCACTGCTGACGACCGGGCTGTTCCGGGCGGACGCGCTGGACCAGCCGGTCGGCGCGTTGTCGGAAGGGCAGCGGCGCAGGCTGTCACTGGCCCGCCTGATCGCGGGGGAGCACGACCTGCTGTTGCTCGACGAACCGACCAATCACCTGTCCCTGCGGCTGGTGGAAGAACTGGAACAGGCGCTGGCCGACTATCGGGGCGCACTCGTCGTCGTCACGCACGATCGTGGGCTGCGGCGCAGGTTCCGGGGGACGCACAAGGAGGTGGGCGAGTTTGCCTGA
- a CDS encoding TetR/AcrR family transcriptional regulator, giving the protein METSRRPGGRSARVRDAVRQATLDELVAHGFAGLTVENVAQRSGVHKTTVYRRWRDAAGLVTDALELAADEPWPLPDTGAFGTDLRALTALLHTGFADPAAGPVATAFVTAALQSTEAAEALREFYRARHRQCAVIVARAVERGELSAEIDAEAVIRQALAPVFHRLLITHEPVDEAFTRRAADIAAAAARAGLLDRESGATADHCV; this is encoded by the coding sequence TTGGAAACTTCGAGGCGACCCGGCGGACGCAGCGCACGGGTCCGCGACGCCGTCCGGCAGGCGACGCTCGACGAACTGGTGGCTCATGGATTCGCGGGACTGACCGTGGAGAACGTGGCGCAGCGCTCAGGCGTGCACAAGACGACCGTCTACCGTCGCTGGCGTGATGCGGCCGGCCTGGTCACCGACGCGCTCGAACTGGCCGCCGACGAGCCGTGGCCGCTGCCCGACACGGGTGCTTTCGGCACGGATCTGCGGGCGCTGACCGCGCTCTTGCACACCGGCTTCGCCGATCCCGCCGCGGGACCGGTCGCGACCGCCTTCGTCACCGCGGCGCTGCAGAGCACCGAAGCGGCCGAGGCGTTACGGGAGTTCTACCGCGCCAGGCATCGGCAGTGCGCGGTGATCGTCGCCCGCGCGGTCGAGCGTGGCGAACTCTCCGCCGAAATCGACGCCGAGGCGGTGATCCGCCAAGCCCTCGCCCCGGTCTTCCACCGGCTGCTCATCACTCACGAGCCGGTCGACGAGGCGTTCACGCGCCGCGCCGCCGACATCGCGGCCGCCGCGGCCCGCGCCGGACTCCTCGATCGAGAGTCCGGCGCGACGGCGGATCACTGCGTGTAG
- a CDS encoding virginiamycin B lyase has protein sequence MPEIVEVVEVDGGPYGVAVDAAGMVWCTLAERGAIARWDGSRLEMFGLEPADGSPTVIIAHGNDVWFTEFRGNRIGRIGSGGACEYLPADSPYGLCLAPDGALWYTEVNANAVVRRDPAGALDRYTVEGMPSTIAAAPDGTVWFTLNQANAIGRITAAGGLSVQSLPTEAAAPVGITVRGDGAWFVEIGAGQLGHIPARGAAGSDDAVAAHGTVATHGPVIEFPLPDRAAKPHAVVAGPDGALWFTEWASSRLGRMTVDGAVTGSALPGAEPHGLTVAPDGSIWVAMESGALVRVRPDTTR, from the coding sequence TTGCCTGAGATCGTGGAAGTCGTCGAGGTCGACGGCGGTCCGTACGGTGTCGCCGTGGATGCGGCGGGCATGGTCTGGTGCACGCTGGCCGAGCGCGGAGCGATCGCACGATGGGATGGCTCACGGCTCGAGATGTTCGGGCTCGAGCCCGCCGACGGGTCGCCGACCGTCATCATCGCGCACGGAAATGACGTGTGGTTCACAGAGTTTCGCGGTAACCGGATCGGCAGGATCGGGTCGGGCGGCGCATGCGAGTACCTTCCCGCCGACTCCCCGTACGGCCTGTGCCTCGCCCCGGACGGTGCCCTCTGGTACACGGAGGTGAACGCGAACGCGGTGGTGCGTCGTGATCCGGCCGGCGCGCTCGACCGGTACACCGTCGAGGGCATGCCGTCGACGATCGCCGCAGCTCCCGACGGCACGGTCTGGTTCACCCTGAATCAGGCGAACGCGATCGGCCGGATCACCGCGGCAGGAGGGCTCTCGGTCCAGTCACTGCCCACCGAAGCCGCGGCGCCGGTGGGGATCACCGTCCGCGGGGACGGCGCCTGGTTCGTCGAGATCGGCGCCGGGCAGCTCGGCCACATCCCTGCCAGAGGCGCAGCCGGTTCCGACGACGCGGTTGCCGCTCACGGCACAGTCGCCACCCACGGTCCGGTCATCGAATTCCCGTTGCCGGATCGCGCGGCGAAGCCACACGCCGTCGTCGCCGGTCCCGACGGTGCGCTGTGGTTCACCGAGTGGGCGTCGTCGCGGCTGGGCCGGATGACCGTGGACGGCGCGGTCACCGGGTCGGCGCTCCCCGGCGCGGAACCGCACGGTCTCACCGTCGCGCCCGACGGCTCGATCTGGGTCGCGATGGAGTCGGGTGCCCTCGTGCGGGTGCGCCCGGACACGACTCGGTGA
- the gcvP gene encoding aminomethyl-transferring glycine dehydrogenase, giving the protein MTRSSFADRHIGPDADELARILDVVGVGSLDALAAAALPAGILDDAEGPLAALPPAVSEHEALAQLSALAAANTVATSMIGLGYYDTLTPPVLVRNLIENPAWYTAYTPYQPEISQGRLEALLNFQTMVADLTGMPVANASMLDEATAAAEAMTLLRRAGRSHSARLVIDTDLFPQTRTVLFTRAEPLGIEIVEADLASEGLPEGAFFGVVVQTPGASGRLVDWSSLIEAAHERGALVAVGADLLAMTLVTPPGEQGADACFGTTQRFGVPMGFGGPHAGYLAVRTAHARQLPGRLVGVSKDADGNAAYRLALQTREQHIRREKATSNICTAQVLLAVLAAMYASYHGSDGLREIARRVHARAQRLAAALGDALVHDRFFDTVLARVPGQAEAVVAKAAACGINLRLVDADHVAVACDEATTDAHIESVLDSFGVAETEPTAVGGDRVAGVEDRTSDYLTHPAFTRYRTETAMLRYLRGLSDKDIALDRSMIPLGSCTMKLNATVEMEPITWPGFSKLHPYAPVEDAPGLLKLVADLETWLAEITGYDAVSLQPNAGSQGEYAGLLAIRRYHLDRGETHRDICLIPSSAHGTNAASAAMAGLRVEVVKCRDNGDVDLDDLRAKIADHAERLACIMITYPSTHGVYEHEVAELCALVHDAGGQVYVDGANLNALVGLARPGRFGGDVSHLNLHKTFCIPHGGGGPGVGPVAVRSHLARYLPGDPLEPGSHAVSAARYGSASILPITWAYIRMMGAEGLRRATLAAIASANYLARRLDEYFPVLYTGENGMVAHECILDLREITKNTGVTVDDVAKRLADYGFHAPTMSFPVAGTLMVEPTESENLAELDEFVEAMIAIRAEIDQVGAGVWPVEDNPLRGAPHTAECMVGEWDHPYSREIAVYPRGMGHSRAKVWPSVRRIDGAFGDRNLVCSCPPPEAYTQ; this is encoded by the coding sequence GTGACCCGATCATCGTTCGCCGACCGCCATATCGGCCCCGACGCCGACGAACTGGCCAGGATTCTCGACGTCGTGGGCGTCGGATCCCTCGACGCGCTGGCCGCCGCCGCGCTGCCCGCCGGCATCCTCGACGACGCCGAAGGCCCGCTGGCCGCGCTGCCACCTGCGGTGAGCGAGCACGAGGCGTTGGCCCAGCTGTCGGCGCTCGCGGCCGCGAACACCGTCGCGACGTCGATGATCGGTCTGGGTTATTACGACACCTTGACTCCGCCCGTTCTGGTGCGCAATCTGATCGAGAACCCGGCCTGGTACACCGCCTATACGCCGTACCAGCCCGAGATCAGCCAGGGCCGCCTCGAGGCGCTGCTCAACTTCCAGACCATGGTCGCGGACCTCACCGGCATGCCGGTCGCCAACGCGTCGATGCTGGACGAGGCGACCGCGGCCGCCGAAGCCATGACGCTGCTTCGCCGGGCGGGGAGGTCGCATTCGGCCCGGCTGGTGATCGACACCGACCTGTTCCCGCAGACCCGCACCGTGCTGTTCACCCGCGCCGAGCCGCTGGGGATCGAGATCGTCGAAGCCGATCTGGCATCGGAGGGGCTGCCCGAGGGTGCGTTCTTCGGCGTCGTCGTGCAGACGCCGGGCGCGTCGGGGCGGTTGGTCGACTGGTCGTCGCTGATCGAGGCGGCGCACGAGCGTGGTGCGCTGGTCGCCGTCGGCGCCGACCTGCTGGCGATGACGTTGGTGACCCCGCCCGGCGAGCAGGGCGCCGACGCGTGTTTCGGAACCACCCAGCGCTTCGGCGTGCCGATGGGCTTCGGCGGTCCGCATGCCGGGTATCTGGCGGTGCGCACCGCGCACGCCCGTCAGCTGCCGGGCAGGCTGGTCGGGGTGTCCAAGGACGCCGACGGCAATGCCGCCTACCGGCTCGCGCTGCAGACCCGCGAGCAGCACATCCGTAGGGAGAAGGCCACCTCGAACATCTGCACCGCCCAGGTGCTGCTGGCGGTCCTGGCCGCGATGTATGCGAGCTACCACGGGTCCGACGGGTTGCGCGAGATCGCGCGGCGGGTGCACGCGCGAGCCCAGCGCCTCGCGGCCGCCCTCGGTGACGCGCTGGTGCACGACCGGTTCTTCGACACCGTGCTGGCCCGGGTGCCGGGCCAGGCCGAGGCCGTGGTCGCCAAGGCCGCGGCGTGCGGGATCAACCTGCGCCTCGTCGACGCCGATCACGTCGCGGTGGCCTGCGACGAGGCCACCACCGATGCGCACATCGAGTCCGTGCTCGATTCGTTCGGCGTCGCCGAGACCGAGCCGACGGCGGTCGGTGGTGATCGTGTCGCCGGGGTCGAGGATCGGACCTCGGACTACCTCACCCATCCGGCGTTCACCCGCTACCGCACCGAGACCGCCATGCTGCGCTACCTGCGCGGGCTGTCGGACAAGGACATCGCCCTGGACCGCAGCATGATTCCGCTCGGCTCGTGCACCATGAAGCTCAACGCCACTGTCGAGATGGAGCCGATCACCTGGCCCGGCTTCAGCAAGCTGCATCCCTATGCTCCGGTCGAGGACGCCCCCGGTCTGCTGAAGCTGGTCGCGGATCTCGAGACCTGGCTGGCCGAGATCACCGGCTACGACGCGGTGAGCCTGCAGCCCAATGCGGGCAGCCAGGGCGAGTACGCCGGTCTGCTGGCGATCCGCCGCTATCACCTCGATCGCGGCGAGACCCATCGCGACATCTGTCTGATTCCGTCCAGTGCGCACGGCACCAACGCCGCCTCCGCGGCGATGGCGGGACTGCGTGTCGAAGTGGTGAAATGCCGCGACAACGGCGACGTCGATCTCGACGACCTGCGCGCGAAGATCGCCGATCACGCCGAGCGGCTGGCCTGCATCATGATCACCTACCCGTCCACTCATGGCGTCTACGAGCACGAGGTCGCCGAGTTGTGCGCGCTGGTGCACGACGCGGGCGGGCAGGTCTACGTCGACGGCGCGAACCTCAACGCCCTGGTCGGGCTGGCCAGACCGGGCCGGTTCGGCGGCGACGTCAGCCACCTCAATCTGCACAAGACCTTCTGCATCCCGCACGGCGGCGGTGGTCCCGGCGTCGGCCCCGTCGCCGTGCGCTCGCATCTGGCGCGGTACCTGCCGGGCGATCCGCTCGAGCCGGGCTCGCACGCGGTCTCGGCCGCTCGCTACGGCTCGGCCTCGATTCTGCCGATCACCTGGGCCTATATCCGCATGATGGGCGCCGAGGGCCTGCGCCGGGCGACGCTGGCGGCGATCGCCTCGGCCAACTACCTCGCCCGTCGCCTCGACGAGTACTTCCCGGTGCTCTACACCGGCGAGAACGGCATGGTCGCCCACGAGTGCATCCTCGACCTGCGCGAGATCACCAAGAACACCGGCGTCACCGTCGACGATGTCGCGAAGCGCCTGGCCGACTACGGTTTCCACGCGCCGACGATGAGCTTCCCGGTCGCGGGCACCCTGATGGTGGAGCCGACCGAGAGCGAGAACCTGGCCGAACTCGACGAGTTCGTCGAGGCCATGATCGCCATCCGCGCCGAGATCGATCAGGTCGGCGCGGGGGTGTGGCCGGTCGAGGACAATCCGCTGCGCGGAGCGCCGCACACCGCCGAATGCATGGTCGGTGAGTGGGACCACCCGTACTCTCGCGAGATCGCCGTCTATCCCCGGGGGATGGGGCACAGCCGGGCCAAGGTGTGGCCGTCGGTGCGGCGCATCGACGGTGCGTTCGGCGACCGCAATCTGGTCTGCTCCTGCCCGCCGCCGGAGGCCTACACGCAGTGA
- a CDS encoding VWA domain-containing protein, producing the protein MGTHRSDNGSRGISKGPVLAVVALLLLVVAVFAWFRFQDRAADRDSAAAAECVEGEAVVDVTVDPDIEAPVRAVAEKYNATEPIVRDHCVRVSVLARPSAAIAEAFRAGGAWDEGELGPQPVLWIPDSSRSVEYMRVPGLIAGEPSPIASTPIALGVPEQLHAALTLAQVAWADLARFQQGTLDELGLSGWGGLGLALPGGDASLAVAMSVAAAVSGEEPLTESGASSGQAVAAVSGLAVGAPESTDVASALAAAGGAGSGVHAVTATEQQIAGQPGLIAYRPVGTTVYADHPAALMSGPWVDQTANLAAGMFIDYLRHPQQAQFFSSAGFTATPPPTGAGANRAALETVRATLDNPVLGVHATVLLDVSSSMSTAEGATTRLTNALGALRSTLTVMPPDFGFGLWTFGKNLDGSTPYEVRAETATLTDTQRAAVDEALGGVEATSTAADQAYPSLLAAYRAAIENYEAGRTNSILLITDGPDDDSSLTGAALLSALTEAADPQRPVRLDVIAIGGDGSESLKTAAGRTGGTYTQVTTSDDLSFGTAVVQALTTT; encoded by the coding sequence GTGGGTACACATCGCAGCGACAACGGATCCAGAGGCATCAGCAAGGGTCCGGTTCTCGCCGTGGTGGCCCTGTTGCTGTTGGTCGTGGCGGTCTTCGCGTGGTTCCGGTTCCAGGATCGAGCGGCCGACCGCGACAGCGCGGCGGCGGCCGAGTGCGTGGAAGGCGAAGCGGTCGTCGACGTCACGGTCGATCCCGATATCGAGGCGCCGGTACGAGCGGTCGCCGAGAAGTACAACGCCACCGAACCGATCGTTCGCGATCACTGCGTGCGGGTCTCGGTCCTCGCGCGGCCGTCGGCGGCGATCGCGGAGGCGTTCCGCGCGGGCGGCGCGTGGGACGAGGGCGAACTCGGCCCGCAGCCGGTGTTGTGGATTCCGGACTCCTCGCGTTCGGTGGAGTACATGCGGGTGCCCGGCCTGATCGCCGGTGAACCCTCGCCCATCGCGTCCACCCCGATCGCGCTGGGCGTGCCCGAGCAACTGCACGCCGCGCTGACGCTCGCACAGGTCGCGTGGGCGGATCTCGCCCGGTTCCAGCAGGGCACGCTCGACGAGCTGGGCTTGTCCGGATGGGGCGGGTTGGGGCTGGCGCTGCCCGGTGGCGATGCGAGCCTGGCGGTCGCGATGTCGGTCGCCGCGGCGGTGTCCGGCGAAGAGCCGTTGACAGAATCGGGCGCGTCCTCGGGGCAAGCGGTCGCCGCGGTGTCCGGTCTCGCGGTCGGCGCTCCGGAATCCACCGACGTGGCCTCCGCGCTGGCCGCGGCAGGCGGCGCGGGGTCGGGCGTGCACGCGGTGACGGCCACCGAACAACAGATCGCCGGACAACCAGGGCTGATCGCCTACCGCCCGGTCGGCACCACCGTCTACGCCGACCACCCGGCCGCGCTCATGTCGGGACCATGGGTCGATCAGACCGCGAACCTGGCCGCCGGGATGTTCATCGACTATCTGCGCCACCCCCAGCAAGCCCAGTTCTTCAGCTCCGCGGGCTTCACCGCGACCCCGCCTCCCACCGGTGCGGGTGCGAATCGCGCCGCGCTGGAGACCGTCCGCGCCACCCTGGACAATCCGGTCCTGGGCGTGCATGCGACCGTCCTGCTCGACGTCTCCTCCTCCATGTCGACCGCCGAAGGCGCGACAACCCGCCTGACCAATGCCCTCGGCGCGCTGCGGTCCACCCTCACTGTCATGCCGCCGGACTTCGGCTTCGGTCTCTGGACCTTCGGCAAGAACCTCGACGGGAGCACGCCCTACGAGGTGCGGGCCGAGACCGCCACGCTCACCGACACCCAGCGCGCCGCCGTGGACGAGGCGCTCGGCGGAGTCGAAGCCACATCGACCGCCGCCGACCAGGCGTATCCGTCGCTGCTGGCGGCCTACCGCGCGGCGATCGAGAACTACGAAGCCGGACGCACCAATTCGATCCTGCTGATCACCGACGGCCCCGACGACGACTCCTCGCTCACCGGCGCCGCGCTGCTGTCGGCGCTGACCGAGGCAGCGGATCCGCAACGCCCGGTCCGCCTCGACGTGATCGCGATCGGCGGCGACGGCTCCGAGTCGCTGAAAACGGCCGCTGGCCGGACCGGCGGCACCTACACCCAGGTCACCACGTCCGACGACCTGAGCTTCGGCACCGCCGTGGTGCAGGCGCTGACCACCACCTAG